The genomic stretch GTTATATGGGAAGTTAGAAACAGTTTTTCCATtcggagctagctagctaggttgcACCACTTCATCAGACTGCTGCGCAAGCCCTCATTTAGCTATGGCATACAGTGACATGCCAATTAAATCTAGTGACTCCTCTACTTATTTAAGCGGTTATTTGATCTGTTTACTTAATTTATACGAGAATTAGCTGGTCATTAATGTACTGCCTAAGCGGTGTGTTATGTTGGCATGCTGTTTTACCGTCTTGGTGACTGCAACTCTTGACTTTTAATGCTTGTGGTATCAGAGGATTTAGCTTGAAACACTTCAGAAACgttgttgttctgttcatttgaCGTTTTCGCTGTATTTAGGTTTATTGGTTATTAAAAAACCATGAATATGTTGAGAAATGGCAATAATATTGCGAAATAGAAAAGCTATTGAGTATTGAGTGGTGTTGAGTAGGTTGGCTACAGTAGGATTATGGATTTTAGAATGGAATTTGTAATGTCAATCTTGCGAGGATACTTCATGAATGTTGGTCTGGAAACCTCACTCAGCCCGTGTTGACTAAGCTACTCTGTAATTGCTATTCTCAAGTATCATTGTGTTTTGGTGCGTAGTGTCTTGGAAACCTTCCTAATCCACCATGTTGCGTGATTTCTTTAGATTTAACGTTCATCTCTGGGTACTTTTCCAAAACGCCACAGAAGCTGTCAAAGTACAGCTGGTACGGGAACGTTCGACTTTACCATTTCATAGTGCCTGAAGATACAGTGCTTGTTCGCTGGCTGTTAACTGTGACTAAAGGATCAGGGTCAAACTGTGGAGACCACAACATCACGATGTGAGTGGCAGTTTCCATTCAGTGTTACCTTTGTTTTCCAATTTCCAGattatttcttatttaataACTGATTCTTGTAGACACCTTCTGATTTAGTAGTTCAATGACCAGACCGTTTTCATACATTATGTCTTTGTCCACAGACACTTGCGTTCAGGTGCCCCTCCGGTCATAAATCCTATAGAGACAGAATTTGCAAAGAACACAACCTTCTTACCTGCACAGAATATAAGTCTGTTAATAAACAGTGGCCAAAATATCACCCTTTTCAATGTCTCCAACCCTGCATCCGGGGACTGGTTTGTGGCTGCGCATCTCCCCAAAGATGATGGCAGAATAGAGCAAAAGGTAAATTACGGATATGTTCATAATTAATCTTACAAGCTAATATGACTTTTATTGTATTTGCGTTTTTATCTTCGAATGTTGCTTCCCCTGCTCACAGCAGCTTGTTTCTTTGATTCCCACAGGGCTTCTCGTCCTCATGTTCCTACTTCTTCCAGCCGCAGATGTTTGTCAGGAGAGTTGTGGACATGCCCATCCTTGAGTCAAAATCTCAGCTGCACCAGACTGTGTCTTCCCCTGACAGTCCAGCTGTTCTCAAGTAATCGAACCATAGGATGAAAAGCATGACTTACTATTTCTGGGAACTGTATTTCTAGTGAAGGGATTTCAGATTGAGATGAAAATCATTCAATTAATGTCATTATTATACCCTCCCTTTAGGCTTTTTGTCCCAGAATACACCTCAGATCTTCTGGTCCGTATCTCGGGCTGCATCACTGAGGGTGTTGATCTGGCCGAGTGCCCGCTCTTGTTGACCCTGGGGTCTGCCACTCTCCGGAACTCCTCAGTTAAAACGGTCAACTGCACCGGGAGGGTGTCCTGCACCATCATGCTGCACACCCCGCCGTGGGAGACATGGGTGCGGGTCACTGTGGAGAGTACCTACGTCAACCTGACCACAGCCTTCACCATCTCGGCCAACCTCACGGGTGAATGCGTTATTACACCATCATTCCAGCTCATGACAAATgcttttaatgcagttaaaatgCAGTTCTAAAAACGATCATCACAGTAATTTGTGTGCAGCAGGTGCACTTATCCAGGCTGGCATGCAACGATCGGAAAATCTGGGCTTGAGCTTATTTTAATACAATAACGACGTGTAAAAAAAAGTTACTCAAAGGCCTTCAAAGAATTCTACAGTCTGAACATGTATTATTTCAACATTGTATTCCACTTGCAAACTTCTTGTTCATGTTTATTCATAGTATTTGACAAGTTTGAGGAcaagttttcatttattttttgtcccCCTGTCCCTAGTGGGCTGTAAACCTAAAAGCGTAGGCTTGACGGGCGATTTCTTTGCCCGAGCCAGTGCCAACAGCAGCAGTGCGCTGGGAGCCAACTCCTCAGTGTCTACAGCAGACACTGGTGCCCTGGGGAACATTTCTGTGAACCTGGACACCCTTGAGAATGCCTGCGTGCACACCCAGCCGGTGTTTAAAGAAGAGCTGGATGTGGTTTCTGTGCGATTCGCAGTGATCAATGGGGCCAATGTCACAGTCTCTTCCATGGCTCCAACACTGCTCCTTCTCAACCTTAACTCCTTCACTGACAGTGGCGGAACACTCAACCTTGACCTCAAGCTCAATCAAGTGGGTAACTGCCAACAACTGTTCGATGTTATGTATGCAAACAAGGTATAATAGAGGTATTGCAGGTTTACCAGTTATTGCTTGTGTGAAATCATACGTGCCTAGTTAACACAGGTTTTTTCTGTAATAAGTACTTTCTGTTTCTTCAGAAATATGCCATCTCAGATGATTGCTGTAGTATGAGAAGtatatttatactttttatgGCAGAAATATTAGTAAATGTTAGAAATATCTATTTAGTGAATCACACTTTACAGTCTAGTCTTGGAGTGCAACTGGGAAGacgggaaaaaaaactgttttgagGAGAAATACTTATTCCACATCTGTAAAAATACCTTGAATTTATTTCAGAATCATAGGTGGCAGTCATTACATAAACTTTCCAATGAGTACAATTCACAAGGGGCCTGACCCAATGCATATTGGCTTGGTGTGGAATGTAAATACTAAAAATACATGCAAAATGTATGGACATGTATTGAAGAATACCTTTTAAGATAATTGGACCAGTGCAATTGTAGGAAAAAtactggagggaaaaaaaacttttacagTGGACATTCTTCCACCAAACAAGTCAAACCTGAAATGTTACAGCTGTTGTTTCATAATGATTTACATCAGCAGTTGCGAAACTTGGttctggagtacccctgtgtatgctggtttttcgattgtggttgaaacaaaattcagcatacacaggggtttgggaaccactgatttaCATCACATAAGAAGCACTAGTATTTGCTTCATTTAGCAACTTCTATAGCAAGCATTCTGTGTACAGAATTTTGTGTTGATGCAGTAAGGTTACATGTACATCGTATCAGTTATCCATATGATATCTATATGGGTATTTTGAAAAGAATGTTTTATCATAAAGTCATTGCTTTGTACATTTTGTGTCCTCTGTTTTAGACAAACCTAACTAATGGGAATGCCAGTGTGTTTGCTTGTCTGACAGCCAGGTCCCCAGTGCTGGCACTGAACAGGACACAGACGTGCGCTACAGGTACGTCCAGTGGCTGAATGATAGTCCAACCGCGTGCTAACTCCCTACACCTCGGTGATACCCTTTTCCTTCTCCCACGCAGGGCTGTCTCAGGGCTACGACGTCAGACTAAACATGACGTTGCCCCAGGCCACTCTGCATATCCCCTTCCCCGAGGCTGCCATGTGGTACCTCACCCTACAGACGCTCTGTCCTGTAAACACCAGGTGAGAGCGTGAGATTTAAGAAAAGACGAGAGTTCATGGGAATTAGGCCCGTGTTCCGCCTCAGTGAAATTGATGACAATGTttttgtctccctctccctctctctaagtGACTGCAGCAACACGTCTGCCACGGTGATAACGTCGGTGTACCTGAGCGCCTGCATCGACGACTGTGGCACGTACGGGGAGTGCAGGCTGCTCCGCTCTTACAGCTATCTCTACGCCGCCTGTGTCTGC from Conger conger chromosome 2, fConCon1.1, whole genome shotgun sequence encodes the following:
- the pgap6 gene encoding post-GPI attachment to proteins factor 6, whose amino-acid sequence is MDGFPILCLLLPVLIKNCSGDDLTFISGYFSKTPQKLSKYSWYGNVRLYHFIVPEDTVLVRWLLTVTKGSGSNCGDHNITIHLRSGAPPVINPIETEFAKNTTFLPAQNISLLINSGQNITLFNVSNPASGDWFVAAHLPKDDGRIEQKGFSSSCSYFFQPQMFVRRVVDMPILESKSQLHQTVSSPDSPAVLKLFVPEYTSDLLVRISGCITEGVDLAECPLLLTLGSATLRNSSVKTVNCTGRVSCTIMLHTPPWETWVRVTVESTYVNLTTAFTISANLTVGCKPKSVGLTGDFFARASANSSSALGANSSVSTADTGALGNISVNLDTLENACVHTQPVFKEELDVVSVRFAVINGANVTVSSMAPTLLLLNLNSFTDSGGTLNLDLKLNQTNLTNGNASVFACLTARSPVLALNRTQTCATGLSQGYDVRLNMTLPQATLHIPFPEAAMWYLTLQTLCPVNTSDCSNTSATVITSVYLSACIDDCGTYGECRLLRSYSYLYAACVCKAGWRGWSCTDNLTAQSYARQMAAALLLTLSNLLFIPPIIVAVYRCYIVEASVYLFTMFFSTFYHACDQPGITVMCIMDYDTLQYCDFLGSVSSIWVTILCMSRVKETFKYMLFMLGTLIIAMSMQLDRRGLWNMLGPILCAVLALVAAWVYRGVKRRQCYPTTWKRWVFYLIPGLATAIIGLCLYVFTQTDDNYYYTHSIWHIMVASSVVFLLPPRDRHQEPWGWSQKLCGYQICKNEKEELYTVT